The proteins below come from a single Alnus glutinosa chromosome 9, dhAlnGlut1.1, whole genome shotgun sequence genomic window:
- the LOC133877323 gene encoding tubulin alpha-3 chain has protein sequence MREIISIHIGQAGIQVGNSCWELYCLEHGIQPDGMMPSDTSVGVAHDAFNTFFSETSSGKHVPRAIFVDLEPTVIDEVRTGTYRQLFHPEQLISGKEDAANNFARGHYTVGKEIVDLCLDRVRKLADNCTGLQGFLVFSAVGGGTGSGLGSLLLERLSVDYGKKSKLGFTIYPSPQVSTAVVEPYNSVLSTHALLEHTDVSVLLDNEAIYDICRRSLDIERPTYTNLNRLISQIISSLTTSLRFDGAINVDVTEFQTNLVPYPRIHFMLSSYAPVISAEKAYHEQLSIPEITNAVFEPSSMMAKCDPRHGKYMACCLMYRGDVVPKDVNAAVSTIKSKRTVQFVDWCPTGFKCGINYQPPTVVPGGDLAKVQRAVCMISNNTAVAEVFSRIDHKFDLMYAKRAFVHWYVGEGMEEGEFSEAREDLAALEKDYEEVGAEGADDEDEGEDY, from the exons atgaGGGAGATAATAAGCATACATATTGGGCAGGCTGGGATTCAGGTGGGGAATTCGTGCTGGGAGCTCTATTGCCTCGAGCATGGCATTCAGCCCGATGGTATGATGCccag TGACACTTCAGTGGGTGTTGCACACGATGCTTTCAATACCTTCTTCAGTGAGACTAGTTCAGGCAAGCATGTGCCCAGGGCTATATTTGTGGACTTGGAACCAACTGTCATTGATGAAGTTAGGACCGGAACTTACCGGCAACTCTTCCATCCTGAGCAGCTAATTTCTGGCAAGGAAGATGCTGCTAATAATTTTGCAAGAGGGCACTATACAG TTGGGAAGGAAATTGTAGATCTCTGCCTTGATCGAGTGAGGAAATTAGCTGATAACTGTACCGGCTTACAAGGGTTTTTGGTGTTTAGTGCTGTTGGTGGTGGTACTGGTTCTGGTCTGGGGTCCTTGTTGTTAGAGCGGCTGTCTGTAGACTATGGGAAGAAGTCAAAGCTTGGATTCACCATCTATCCTTCTCCCCAG GTTTCAACAGCAGTTGTGGAGCCTTACAACAGTGTCCTCTCTACTCATGCCCTTCTTGAACACACAGATGTGTCTGTGCTCTTGGACAATGAAGCTATTTATGACATTTGCCGGAGATCCCTTGATATTGAGAGGCCAACTTATACCAATTTGAATAGATTGATATCTCAAATCATATCATCCTTGACAACTTCATTAAGATTTGATGGAGCTATCAATGTGGACGTTACTGAGTTCCAGACCAACCTTGTACCATATCCTCGGATCCATTTCATGCTTTCTTCATATGCCCCGGTCATCTCAGCTGAAAAAGCATATCATGAGCAGCTTTCAATTCCTGAAATCACAAATGCAGTGTTTGAGCCCTCAAGCATGATGGCTAAGTGTGATCCAAGGCATGGGAAATACATGGCCTGCTGCTTAATGTACCGAGGAGATGTTGTTCCCAAGGATGTTAATGCTGCAGTTTCCACCATCAAATCAAAAAGAACCGTTCAGTTTGTTGACTg GTGCCCAACTGGCTTCAAATGTGGCATCAACTATCAGCCTCCAACAGTTGTACCTGGGGGCGATCTTGCTAAGGTGCAGCGAGCTGTTTGCATGATCAGCAACAACACAGCAGTAGCTGAGGTGTTCTCACGTATTGACCACAAATTTGATCTCATGTATGCCAAGAGAGCATTTGTTCACTGGTATGTCGGTGAAGGCATGGAGGAAGGGGAGTTCTCAGAAGCCCGTGAAGATTTGGCTGCTCTTGAGAAAGATTATGAAGAAGTTGGTGCCGAGGGTGCGGATGATGAAGACGAAGGTGAAGATTACTAA
- the LOC133877405 gene encoding mitochondrial dicarboxylate/tricarboxylate transporter DTC, translating into MGDEKKSKATGVWPTVKPFVNGGASGMLATCVIQPIDMIKVRIQLGQGSASQVAKNMLKEEGFGAFYKGLSAGLLRQATYTTARLGSFKILTNKAIEANGGKPLPLYQKALCGLTAGAIGASVGSPADLALIRMQADATLPAAQRRHYKNAFHALYRIVGDEGVLALWKGAGPTVVRAMALNMGMLASYDQSSEFFRDSLGFGETSTVVGASTISGFFAAACSLPFDYVKTQIQKMQPDAEGKLPYSGSLDCAMKTLKAGGPLKLYTGFPVYCVRIAPHVMMTWIFLNQIQKLEKSVGL; encoded by the exons ATGGGAGACGAGAAGAAGTCCAAAGCCACTGGTGTGTGGCCCACCGTGAAGCCCTTCGTTAATGGTGGAGCGTCTGGTATGCTCGCCACTTGTGTCATCCAACCCATCGATATGATAAAG GTGAGGATTCAATTGGGTCAGGGGTCAGCAAGCCAGGTGGCGAAGAACATGCTCAAGGAGGAGGGTTTTGGTGCCTTTTACAAG GGGCTATCGGCTGGACTGCTCAGACAAGCTACATATACCACGGCACGACTTGGATCATTCAA GATTTTGACGAATAAAGCAATTGAAGCCAATGGTGGGAAGCCCCTACCTCTATATCAGAAAGCTTTGTGTGGGCTTACTGCTGGTGCTATTGGAGCATCTGTTGGTAGTCCAGCAGATTTAGCACTTATCCGTATGCAGGCAGATGCCACTTTGCCTGCAGCCCAGCGCCGACATTACAAAAATGCCTTCCATGCGCTCTATCGTATTGTTGGAGATGAGGGAGTTTTGGCACTCTGGAAAGGTGCAGGGCCTACTGTAGTGAGAGCAATGGCATTGAACATGGGAATGCTAGCCTCCTATGATCAAAGTTCTGAGTTTTTCAGGGATTCCCTTGGTTTTGGTGAAACTTCCACAGTTGTAG GTGCTAGTACCATTTCAGGATTCTTTGCTGCAGCTTGCAGTTTACCCTTTGATTATGTCAAAACCCAGATTCAGAAGATGCAACCTGATGCTGAGGGGAAGCTTCCTTACTCTGGTTCTTTAGATTGCGCAATGAAAACCTTGAAAGCTGGAGGGCCTTTGAAGTTGTACACTGGATTTCCAGTATATTGCGTTAGAATTGCCCCCCATGTCatg ATGACTTGGATTTTCCTCAACCAGATCCAAAAGCTGGAGAAATCAGTAGGGTTGTAG